Proteins from a genomic interval of Anolis sagrei isolate rAnoSag1 chromosome 1, rAnoSag1.mat, whole genome shotgun sequence:
- the GTF2H5 gene encoding general transcription factor IIH subunit 5: protein MVNVLKGILIECDPAMKQFLLYLDESNALGKKFIIQDLDETHVFVLAEMINCLQEKVGELMDQNSFPITQK from the exons ATGGTGAATGTTTTGAAAGGAATACTTATAGAATG TGACCCAGCTATGAAACAGTTCCTGCTGTACTTGGATGAGTCAAATGCCCTAGGGAAGAAGTTCATCATACAAGACTTGGATGAAACGCACGTTTTTGTGTTAGCTGAGATGATTAACTGCCTGCAGGAGAAAGTGGGAGAATTAATGGACCAGAACTCTTTCCCCATTACACAGAAATAG